ccccacagctgggtgctgagccccacggctgggtgctgagccccacggctccgtgctgagccccacagctgggtgctgagccccacggctgggtgctgagccccttGGGCAGGGCTGcggtcccccccagcccggctgcccggCGCTTTCCCTGCGCCCCAGGCCCGGGCCCGCGGCCGGTTCGGCGCCAGGCAGAGCCGATCGCTCTCGGGGCTCGGCCTCGGCGCCAGGGAGCCCCGAAACATCGCCGGGGCgagcggccggggctgcagccgggctcGGGGGACCCCTGCCACCGGCACCCCGTCCGCGGAAAACCCCCGCCCTCCGTCCCGCGAcggagctgggcagcccccgcccTCCGTCCCGGGGGGTCCGTGGGGCGAGGGAGCCCCAGGAGCCCTCTCGCCCGtccgggcagggaccccccgcgcagccccggcaccccgaGCTCCGGGTGCTTCTCCCCGTGCCGGGCTGCCCGCACCGGGAACAGCACCGCGCCAGCACCCGCCCGGGGTGTGCGGGGGCCagcccggggcgaggggggcgtgcggtggggtggggtggggtgggcagggaggacTTCTGCCGGCGTAACTGCACCGCACCCCATgggacccccgcaccccccccgggccccccccggcctCTGGGAGACCCCCACAccccgcggggctccggcagTCCCAGAGGGATCCCCTGGCCCGCGTGGGACCCCTGTGATCCCCAAGGGTCCCCCACGGCCTTAGGGAGAACCTGTGACCCACGTGGGACCCCCATGGACCCAAGAGGGTCCCCGTGGTCACAGCGGGATCCCGTGGCCCCTCTGGGGTCCCCCACAGCTCTTGTGGAACCTCGGTGGCTCCTCTAGGACCCCTAtggcccccccatggcccccccatggcccccccatgGCCCCGTGGGACCCCCATGGCCCCCAGCAAACCCCCCCAACCCCGCAGACCCCCTGTGGCCCTGTGGGACCCCCGTGCCCCCAGGACCAGTCTCTCCTAACGGACGACTCCTGCGGTGGGGCAGCCCCATGCCCGTGGCTGCCTGcgccccccccgtgccccgcctgcgcgtccctgtccccgtgtccccgtgtccccgtgtccccatcccgcTCGCGGGCTGCCCAGCGCAGTTTGTTGTGCGGGTGCCATAGTAACTGGGGAGGAGAACCCCAGAGCTCGGCGCTGCTCAGGGTAAGGGGCCTCAGCCCCACCGGCACCGCCGGGACCGCCGGGACCGCCCGCGGGTGTTGGGGGCTGCATCCATGGGGTCCGGGGGCTGCATCCATGGGGTGTGGGGGGCTGCACCCATGGGGTgttgggggctgcatccctggggtgttgggggctgcatccctggggtcccggggctgcatccctggggtgttgggggctgcACCCATGGGGTCCcaggggctgcatccctggggtgttgggggctgcatccctggggtcctgggggctgcatccctggggtgttgggggctgcatccctggggtgttgggggctgcACCCATGGGGTCCCAGGGGCTGCATCCATGGGGTCcttgggggctgcatccctggggtgtggggggctgcatccctggggtgttgggggctgcatccctggggtgttgggggctgcatccctggggtcccggggctgcatccctggggtgttgggggctgcACCCATGGGGTCCcaggggctgcatccctggggtcctgggggctgcatccctggggtcctgggggctgcatccctggggtgttgggggctgcatccctggggtgttgggggctgcATCCATGGGGTCcttgggggctgcatccctggggtgtggggggctgcatccctggggtgttgggggctgcatccctggggtcctgggggctgcatccctggggtgtggggggctgcatccctggggtgttgggggctgcATCCATGGGGTCcttgggggctgcatccctggggtgtggggggctgcatccctggggtgttgggggctgcatccctggggtcctgggggctgcatccctggggtgtggggggctgcatccctggggtgttgggggctgcATCCATGGGGTCcttgggggctgcatccctggggtgttgggggctgcatccctggggtcccGGAGGTTGCACCCATGGGGTgttgggggctgcatccctggggtgttgggggctgcACCCATAGGGTCCcaggggctgcatccctggggtgttgggggctgcatccctggggtcctgggggctgcatccctggggtgtggggggctgcatccctggggtcccGGAGGCTGCACCCATGGGGTCCGGGGGTTTCTTCCCTGGGGCTGTCGGGACCGTCGTCCCTGGGGCGCTGAgcagggggtgccggggtgcaGAGCCCCCCAGCCGTTGTGGGGGGGTGGTGCAGAGCCCCCCAGGCACTGCCGCTGCCGCCACGTTGGTGGCTGCTCGCCTGCGGACGGCCACTGGCGCCCAGCTGTGGACCCTCGTCCCTCTCCGAGGGGACCCCGCGGCCGGCACCGGagggcggcagggccggggtgggggggtcggGGCTGAGGGGCCGTGCTCGCTCCTGGCAGGGCCCGCCATGTCGGCCAACACCTGGGTGGGCAGCTGGAGGCCCCACCGTCCCCGGGGCCCCATCGCGGCTCTCTACGGCAGCCCTGGGCCCAAGTACGGGCTCCCCACCAACGTCGGTGAGTCGGGGCCAcagggggccgggggcggccacGGTGCccgcggggtgccggggagccCGTGGGCCGGGGATGCCGCACCCCACCGAGCCCCTTGCCCGCAGGCTACCACCGGCACGACCCCTCCCGCAGCCGCGCCCCCGCCTTCAGCTTCGGGGTGCGCGCGGGCGGGTGGCAGGAGGAGCGCTCCCCGGGACCGGCGTACCTGCTGCCCCCCGGGACCACTGCCAAGGGCAAGGACGGGACCCCCGCTTTCTCCATCTACGGCCGCCCCCGCGACCTGACGCCCATGCGCACGCCCGGGCCAGGTGAggccgggagccccgggggggtggcggggccggggaccccccggccgtgcccatggccagccccccgctccccccaggcTGCTACTCCCCGGAGAGGGCCGGCGGCGTCGCCTTCCCTTCCGCGCCCGCCTGCGCCCTCCGCTCCCGcgccaggcagggcagcagccacCAGACGCCAGGTAGGAGGGACGGGGACCGGGCTGGGCCCCCATCATCCCCGGGCTGGGACCCCCATCATCCCCAGGATAGGACCCCCATCATCCCTGGGCTGggacccccatcacccccaggctgagccccccatcacccctgggctgggacccccagcacccccgggctgAGCCCCCCACCCATCCCCAGTCTGGGCCCCCCACCATCCCcgagctgccccctccctccccacctccccaagggGGGTAcccttccctgccccactgccccccagccccccggcaggGCCTGGCTGAGCCCCATTGCCCCCAGGCCCCGCTGCCTACCGGCTGCCCCCCATGCTGGGGCCCCGCGTGGTGAGCAAGAGCTCGGCCCCCAACTACTCCATACCAGGGCGCAGCAACGTCGGCGCCTTCTACGAGGACCTGTgcaaggtggggctggggggccgggggctgggggccggggtaCCGAGGGGCCAGGGTAccaaggggctggggggacaagGGGCTGGGGTATGGAGGGGCTGGGGTACCGAGGatctggaggggctggggcaccAAGGGCTGGGGTACCGAGGGGCCGGGGTCTGGAGGGGCTGGGGTACCGAGGGTCCGGAGGGGCCAGGGTACCAAGGGGCTGGGGTACGGAGGGGCtgggcgctgggtgctggggtacCGAGGGTCCGGGGTACCGAGGGGCCGGGGTACAGAGGGGCTGGGGTACCaaggggctgggtgctgggtgctggggtacCGAGGGTCCGGAGTCCGGAGGGGCTGGGGTACCGAGGGGCCGGGGTACCGAGGGGCTGGGGTACCAAGGGGCCGGGGTACCAAGGAGCTGGGGGccaggggctgggtgctggggtacCGAGGGTCCGGGGGCCGCGTCTCCGCACCCTCTGCCCGCAGACGCCGGGGCCCTGCAGCTACCGCGTGGTGGACGCCGACGTCTACAAGCGGCGGGCACCGCAGTACAGCATGCTGGCCCGcaaccccctccccggggacaccACCGCCAAGCCCGGGCCCGGCGCCTACAGCCCCGAGAAGGTGAGGGGGTGGCGGGGGTCCCGCCGGcgcgggcagggggtgctggcggggggggggggggggggccaggagCCCCGAGACCCCCGTCCCCCACCGCCGCTGTCTCTCCCACCCGGCAGGGCCGGCAGCAGGGGCTGACCTTCGGGATCCGGCACTCGGACTACCTGGCTCCCCTCATCGTGGACGTGCCCGAGtaggggggcgcggggccgccgcggggccgcgggcgaTGGAGGCGACCGGTGCCAAGAGATTGATGTCTGCAGCCAGAGTCGCTCGTCCTGCTGCGCCCTGGGTTgccccccgccagccgccccctTCCCAGCCCGTGCCCCTTTCTCCTGGAGGGGACCCTGGCGAGGCCAcggagggggaggcagggctgagctctggccccacggccccacggccccacggccaGGGTGGTGCATGCCAGGGGTGGAGGACGCGCTGCCCGCACGGGTaccagccctgtccctgctccagccccgtcccatcccgtcccatccccgtccccgtcccgtccccgcctGCCCGGCCGTCACCCCCGAGCAGCGGGGCGTCTGCCACGGGtgctccccgtcccgctccccgtCCCAGCCGGGCAAAGGACAGAGGACGGCAGCGAGCctcggccggggcagggccggtgCCGCTCCCCACGCCACGCCGGGTGCTGGCCGTGCCCCCCATGCCACGGCCCCGCGGCTGCGCCAGGACCAGCGCCCGCAccccccctggggacccccgctGCGCCCGTCCCGCTGCCGCCCGGGCCTGACTCCGGCCACGGGCCCCACGCCGGGCACTCGGCCCCCTCCGCGGCACCAGAGCCCTCCGCCCCCCGGCAGGCGCCCGCCCGGgcccctggggccggggccaccCCAGTGGCTGGGGGACACACGTGGTCACCCGGACCCCACGCAGGACCTTGGGGTGCGGGTGGCACGGGGGGCaccggccggggagggggcactCGTCAGCAAAGTGCCGTGGGACGGACACCCCCCGTGCTGAGGGCACCGTGGGTGCTGCAGGTgccatgggtgccatgggtgctGCCTGTACCATGGGTGCTGCAGGTGCCATGGGTGCTGCGGGTGCCATGGGTGCTGCAGGTACCGTAGGTGCCGTGGGACCCGTGGGTGCTGCAGGTACCGCGGGTGCTGCGGGAGCAGTGGGTCCCGTGGGTCCCACGGGTGCGGATGCCGAGAGCCGTGCGGGTGCGGGGCAGGGGCGGCCGTGCAGAGCCCTCGGGCATCGCCCGGGGCTGTCCCGCGGGGaatggggggccggggggcccaGTCCCGCCACCCACCCGCCCCGGCCTCTCCCTGCCTCGCTCGCCGCCCCGGGGACAGAGTCCAGCGCCGGAGACGCCTCCTCGCCGCGGGcacggggccaggctgggcaggatCCACGCGGGTGCCGGCCGAGCGGGGTCGGGGATGGCCGCCCAGGCCTCCCTCCCGGACCTCATCCGCAAGAAGCGGGATGGCGagcggctggaggaggaggagatccaGAGCTTCGTGCGCGGCGTGACGGCGGGCACCGCGCAGCAGGGCCAGATCGGTgggcgctcggcggggcgggggacgcaGCCCCGGGACACgccgaggggacggggacggagggGAGGCAGAAGCGCTgtcgtggcggggggggggacgtggCAGGGGACGCGGCCGGGGGCACGGCGCGGGCCGTGGCACGGGGACGCGGTGGGGAACACAGAAGAGGCACGGCCaggacggggccggggggggacatCGCCGGGGGACCTGGCACGGGGACACGGCACAGGCCGGCGCAGCGGGACACGGGGCGGGGGACGTggccggggcagggtgggggtccccggcaGCGGGGGGCGGCCCAGcagagggcggcgggcgggacaGCACGGCCAGCCCCGGGACGCGGCCGGGGGTGACCCTGGGGGGACGAGAGAGAGACCCTCGGGGTGGGACGGGGCCGtcggagccgggggctgcgggggccctggggtgggggtcccgggggggacCGCCCcgcccacccccctgccccccaggcgCCATGCTGATGGCCATCCGGCTGCGGGGCATGGACGCGGCGGAGACGCTGGCCCTGACGCGGGCCATGGCGGCCTCGGGGCGGGCGCTGGCCTGGCCCCCGGCCTGGCGGGGGCGGCTGGTGGACAAGCACTCGACGGGCGGCGTGGGGGACAAGGTCAGCCTGGCGCTGGCCCCCGCCCTGGCCGCCTGCGGCTGCAAGGTGAGCGGGGGGACGGGCCCACGGGGCCGGCgggggtccccgtgccccccgcgaccccccgccccgcgcccgcaggTGCCCATGATCAGCGGCCGGGGCCTGGGCCACACCGGGGGCACGCTGGACAAGCTGGAGGCCATCCCCGGCTTCCGCGTCTCCCAGAGCCCCGAGGAGGtgagggacggggacacggccACCGCCGCACCGACACCCTGCACCGGGGGTGTGGTGGGACGGGGGATGGCGATGGGACGCAGGGTGCCGACGGGGTGCAGGATGCCGAGGGGACGCGGGATGACGATGGGGTGCGGGATGCCGAGGGGACACGGGATGCCAAGGGG
The genomic region above belongs to Mycteria americana isolate JAX WOST 10 ecotype Jacksonville Zoo and Gardens chromosome 1, USCA_MyAme_1.0, whole genome shotgun sequence and contains:
- the CIMAP1B gene encoding ciliary microtubule associated protein 1B, whose translation is MSANTWVGSWRPHRPRGPIAALYGSPGPKYGLPTNVGYHRHDPSRSRAPAFSFGVRAGGWQEERSPGPAYLLPPGTTAKGKDGTPAFSIYGRPRDLTPMRTPGPGCYSPERAGGVAFPSAPACALRSRARQGSSHQTPGPAAYRLPPMLGPRVVSKSSAPNYSIPGRSNVGAFYEDLCKTPGPCSYRVVDADVYKRRAPQYSMLARNPLPGDTTAKPGPGAYSPEKGRQQGLTFGIRHSDYLAPLIVDVPE